The Streptomyces sp. NBC_01268 genome segment CCCCTCGTGTTGACGCAGACCTCCACCCGGGTCCTCGAACCCGCCGACCTCGGCGCCGCGCTCGCCGTCCTGGAGAGCGCCCCCGTCGAGAACGCCTTCGTGACCGCCCGCGTCCAGATCGCCGGCCTCGACCCCTGGCGCCTCGGCGGCGAGATGTGGGGCTGGTACGCCGACGGGCAGCTGCGCTCGCTCTGCTACTCCGGCGCCAACCTGGTCCCCCTCTGCGCCACCCCCGAGGCCGTCCGCGCCTTCGCCGACCGCGCCCGCCGGGTCGGCCGCCGCTGCTCCTCGATCGTCGGCCCCGCCGAACCCACGGCCCAGCTCTGGCGGCTCCTGGAGCCCGGCTGGGGCCCCGCCCGTGACGTCCGCGCCCACCAGCCCCTGATGGTCGCCGAGGGGCCCTCCACCACCGTCGCCCCCGACCCGCTGGTCCGCCGGGTCCGCAAGGACGAGATGGAGGTGATCATGCCCGCCTGCGTCGCCATGTTCACCGAGGAGGTCGGGATCTCCCCGATGTCCGGCGACGGCGGCCTCCTCTACCAGGCCCGCGTCGCCGAGCTCGTCGGCTCCGGCCGCTCCTTCGCCCGCATCGAGGACGGCAAGGTCGTCTTCAAGGCCGAGATCGGCGCCGCCACCCGCCAGGCCTGCCAGATCCAGGGTGTCTGGGTCGCCCCCGAACACCGCGGCCGCGGCCTCTCCGAGACCGGCATGGCCGCCGTCCTCCAGTACGCGCTCGCCGACGTCGCCCCCCTGGTCAGCCTCTACGTGAACGACTACAACACCCCTGCCAGGGCCGCGTACCGCCGTGTCGGCTTCGACGAGGTCGGCGCCTTCATGAGCGTGCTGTTCTGAAGCACCCGCACGGCTTGTAGGGTGCGGCGCATGGATGACACGAAGGTCGTGATCGGGCCCGTCAATCTCGCCGCGCGCGTGGACGAGGCGCTCGACGTGCAGGCCCAGGCCTTCGGGCTCGAAGCGGACGAGATCGTCGTGCGCCGCCACATCGTGCTGCGCCACCTGCTCAACCCCGGCGCCTGCGCCTTCGGGGCGACCACGCCCGACGGCAGGCTCGTCGGCTTCGTGTACGGGATGCCCAACGACCGCACCCACTGGTGGTCCACGATCGTCGAACCGTATCTGCGCACCAGCGGCAGCCAGGGCTGGCTCGACGACTCCTTCGTCATCACCGAGCTGCACGTCCACCCGGCCTTCCAGGGCCGCGGCATCGGCCGCGAGCTGATCACCACCATCACCGACGGCTCCGAGCTGCCCCGCTCCATCCTCTCCGCCATCGACACCGACAGCCCAGCCCGCGGCCTGTACGCCTCCCTGGGCTACGTCGACCTCGCCCGGCAGGTCCACTTCCCCAGCGCGCCCCGCCCGTACGCGGTCATGGGCGCACCCCTGCCGCTCAGGCGCGGGAACTGATTTCACCGACCCGCCCCCGCCCGGCTAACCTCCTAGCCAAGACCCTTACCCGGCAGGAGTACGAGAACCATGGCCAACGCACCGGTCCAGCGCATGTCGAAGTTGATGGCGAAGACGCTGCGCGACGACCCGGCGGACGCCGAGGTCCTCAGCCACAAGCTGCTCGTCCGCGCGGGCTACGTCCGCCGCACCGCCGCCGGCATCTGGAGCTGGCTGCCGCTGGGCAAGAAGGTCCTCGCCAACGTCGAGCGCGTCGTCCGCGAGGAGATGGACGCCATCGGCGCCCAGGAGGTCTCCCTGCCGGCCCTGCTGCCCCGCGAGCCCTACGAGGCCACCGGCCGCTGGGACGAGTACGGCGCCGAGCTGTTCCGCCTCCAGGACCGCAAGGGCGGCGACTACCTCCTCGGTCCGACCCACGAGGAGATCTTCACCCTCCTGGTGAAGGACCAGGCGTCCTCCTACAAGGACCTTCCGGTCATCCTCTACCAGATCCAGTCGAAGTTCCGCGACGAGGCCCGCCCCCGCGCCGGCATCCTGCGCGGCCGCGAGTTCCTCATGAAGGACTCGTACTCCTTCGACACCGAGGACGAGGGCCTCGCGCACTCCTACGCCCTGCACCGCCAGGCGTACCAGCGCGTCTTCGAGCGCCTCGGCCTCGACTACCGCATCTGCGCCGCCACCGCGGGCGCGATGGGCGGCTCGAAGTCCGAGGAGTTCCTCGCCCCGGCCGAGGCCGGCGAGGACACCTTCGCCGACTGCCCGAACTGCGACTTCGCCGCCAACACCGAGGCGATCACCTACGCGCTCCAGGCCGTGGACGGCTCCGCGGTCCCGGCCGCCGAGGAGATCCCCACCCCCGACACCCCGACCATCGAGACCCTCGCCGCCTCCCTCGGCGTCCCGGCCTCCGCCACGCTGAAGAACCTCCTCGTGAAGGTCGACGGCGAGATCGTCGCCGTCGGCGTGCCCGGCGACCGCGAGGTCGACCTCGGCAAGGTCGAGGCCCACTTCGCCCCCGCGGCGGTCGAGATGGTCACCGAGGCCGACTTCGCCGAGCGCTCCGACCTGGTCCGCGGCTACGTCGGTCCGCAGGGCCTGGGGAAGGTGAAGTACATCGCCGACCCGCGCGTCGCCCCGGGCACGGCGTGGATCACCGGCGCCAACAAGGCCGGCACCCACACCAAGAACGTCGTCGCGGGCCGCGACTTCGAGGTCGAGGAGTACGTCGACGTCGTCGTCGTCCAGGACGGCGACCCCTGCCCGAAGTGCGGCACGGGCCTGAAGCTGGACCGCGCGATCGAGATCGGCCACATCTTCCAGCTCGGCCGCAAGTACGCGGACGCGCTCAAGCTGGACGTCCTCGGCCAGAACGGCAAGCCGGTCCGCGTGACCATGGGCTCCTACGGCATCGGCGTCTCCCGCGCCGTCGCCGCCCTCGCCGAGCAGACCGCCGACGACAAGGGCCTGTGCTGGCCCGCCGAGATCGCCCCGGCCGACGTCCACGTCGTCGCGGCCGGCAAGGCCCAGCAGATCGAGCTCGCCCTGGAGGTCTCCGACAAGCTGGCCGCCGCCGGCCTGCGCGTCCTCGTCGACGACCGCGCGGGCGTCTCCCCGGGCGTCAAGTTCACCGACGCCGAGCTCATGGGCGTCCCGAAGATCCTCGTCGCCGGCCGCCGCGCCGCCGAGGGCATCGTCGAGCTGAAGGACCGCCGCACCGGCGACCGCGAGGAGCTCCCGGTCGACGAGGCGATCGCCCGCCTGAGCGCCTGAGCGCCTGAGCCTCTGAGCCACAGGCCTCCGCCCCGCCGTTCCCCGGCGGGGCGGAGGCCTTTCAGTGCGGTCAGGGACCCCCGTCGCCCTTCTGCGGCACCGGCTCCACCGACGCCCCCGTCAGATCCTCGATCCCCTCCGCCGCGTCCGCCGCGCCCTTCAGGTACGCGTCGGAGGGCGGCAGCACCGCCGGTGGGGGCGGTGGTGCCGGCTGCGGCGCCTGCGCCTGCGCCTGTGTCTGCTTCTGCGCCTGTGCCGGCTCCGCCCCGCCGCCCGCGCGTTCCAGGAAGCGGAGGAGTTCGACCGGGATCGGCAGGACCAGGGTCGAGTTCTTCTCCGCCGCCACCGCCATCACCGTCTGCAGCAGCCGCAGTTGGAGCGCGGAGGGCGCGTCCTCCATCTGGTGCGCCGCCTCCGCCAGCTTCTTCGAGGCCTGCAGCTCCGCGTCCGCGTTGATCAGCCGGGCACGCCGCTCCCGGTCCGCCTCGGCCTGCCGGGCCATCGAGCGCTTCATCGTCTCCGGCAGCGAGACGTCCTTGATCTCCACCCGGTCGATCGCGACGCCCCAGCCCATCGCCGGGCTGTCGAGCATCAGCTCCAGGCCCTGGTTGAGCTTCTCGCGGTTGGACAGCAGGTCGTCGAGGTCGCTCTTGCCGATGATCGACCGCAGCGAGGTCTGCGCCATCTGCGAGACGGCGAACTTGTAGTCCTCCACCCGCACCAGCGCGTCCGCCGCGTCCACGACCTTGAAGTAGACGACCGCGTCGACCCGCACCGTCACGTTGTCCCGGGTGATGCCCTCCTGGGCCGGCACGGGCATGGTGACGATCTGCATGTTGACCTTGTGCATGCGCTCGACCAGCGGGACGATCATCTGGAAGCCGGGCTGGCGCTCCCTGTCGACGAGCCGCCCGAAGCGGAACACCACACCGCGCTCGTACTGTTTCACCACCCGCGCCGCGGCGCCCGCGTACACCGCGACCGCCGCCCCCGCCCCCACGACTGCCATCAACAGCTCTTGGATCATGACGGGCCCCCTAGAAAGGGTTACAAGAAGGGTATTCCCCTACAGCCAGCCCGCGAACTCCAGGAGCAGCTCCGCATCCGCCGTGCGCCCCGCGTCGAGCGCGCGCGTCGCGGACTCGACCGCCCGGAACAGCGTCCAGCCGCGCAGCCGCTCCCGGTCCATGTCCAGCGCGTCCGCCAGCTTGTTCACCCGCCGCCGGGCCGCCGAGGCCCCCGCCGACGCGGCCACCAGGTCCTCCACCCGGTCCCGCACCAGCCGCGCCAGGTCGAAGGCCCGCTCGCCCACCAGCGGCTCGGGGCCGACCGCGAGCCACGGCACCCGGTCACCCGCGAGGACCTTGCCCTGGCGGAAGCAGCCGTGCAGCAGCAGCGCCTCGGCGTC includes the following:
- a CDS encoding proline--tRNA ligase, whose translation is MANAPVQRMSKLMAKTLRDDPADAEVLSHKLLVRAGYVRRTAAGIWSWLPLGKKVLANVERVVREEMDAIGAQEVSLPALLPREPYEATGRWDEYGAELFRLQDRKGGDYLLGPTHEEIFTLLVKDQASSYKDLPVILYQIQSKFRDEARPRAGILRGREFLMKDSYSFDTEDEGLAHSYALHRQAYQRVFERLGLDYRICAATAGAMGGSKSEEFLAPAEAGEDTFADCPNCDFAANTEAITYALQAVDGSAVPAAEEIPTPDTPTIETLAASLGVPASATLKNLLVKVDGEIVAVGVPGDREVDLGKVEAHFAPAAVEMVTEADFAERSDLVRGYVGPQGLGKVKYIADPRVAPGTAWITGANKAGTHTKNVVAGRDFEVEEYVDVVVVQDGDPCPKCGTGLKLDRAIEIGHIFQLGRKYADALKLDVLGQNGKPVRVTMGSYGIGVSRAVAALAEQTADDKGLCWPAEIAPADVHVVAAGKAQQIELALEVSDKLAAAGLRVLVDDRAGVSPGVKFTDAELMGVPKILVAGRRAAEGIVELKDRRTGDREELPVDEAIARLSA
- a CDS encoding slipin family protein; this encodes MIQELLMAVVGAGAAVAVYAGAAARVVKQYERGVVFRFGRLVDRERQPGFQMIVPLVERMHKVNMQIVTMPVPAQEGITRDNVTVRVDAVVYFKVVDAADALVRVEDYKFAVSQMAQTSLRSIIGKSDLDDLLSNREKLNQGLELMLDSPAMGWGVAIDRVEIKDVSLPETMKRSMARQAEADRERRARLINADAELQASKKLAEAAHQMEDAPSALQLRLLQTVMAVAAEKNSTLVLPIPVELLRFLERAGGGAEPAQAQKQTQAQAQAPQPAPPPPPAVLPPSDAYLKGAADAAEGIEDLTGASVEPVPQKGDGGP
- a CDS encoding GNAT family N-acetyltransferase — protein: MDDTKVVIGPVNLAARVDEALDVQAQAFGLEADEIVVRRHIVLRHLLNPGACAFGATTPDGRLVGFVYGMPNDRTHWWSTIVEPYLRTSGSQGWLDDSFVITELHVHPAFQGRGIGRELITTITDGSELPRSILSAIDTDSPARGLYASLGYVDLARQVHFPSAPRPYAVMGAPLPLRRGN
- a CDS encoding GNAT family N-acetyltransferase, which produces MLTQTSTRVLEPADLGAALAVLESAPVENAFVTARVQIAGLDPWRLGGEMWGWYADGQLRSLCYSGANLVPLCATPEAVRAFADRARRVGRRCSSIVGPAEPTAQLWRLLEPGWGPARDVRAHQPLMVAEGPSTTVAPDPLVRRVRKDEMEVIMPACVAMFTEEVGISPMSGDGGLLYQARVAELVGSGRSFARIEDGKVVFKAEIGAATRQACQIQGVWVAPEHRGRGLSETGMAAVLQYALADVAPLVSLYVNDYNTPARAAYRRVGFDEVGAFMSVLF